A section of the Tenrec ecaudatus isolate mTenEca1 chromosome 10, mTenEca1.hap1, whole genome shotgun sequence genome encodes:
- the IER5L gene encoding immediate early response gene 5-like protein: MECALDAQSLISISLRKIHSSRTQRGGIKLHKNLLVSYVLRNARQLYLSERYAELYRRQQQQQHQHQLPHHQHQHQHLAYAAPGMPASAADFGPLQLGGGGDAEAREPVARHQLHQLHQLHLQQQLHQHQHPAPRGCAAAAGAPAGGAGALSELPGCAALQPPHGAPHRGPPLEPLPPGPAPLPPPAALCPRDPRASAACSSPSAPPGAAPPAVAAASPPASPAPSSSPGFYRGAYPAPSDFGVHCSSQTTVLDLDTHVVTTVENGYLHQDCCASAHCPCCGQGAPGPGLAPAAGCKRKYYPGQEEDDDDDEEDAGELGAEPPGSAPFAPCKRARFEDFCPDASPDASNISNLISIFGSGFSGLVSRQPDSSEQPPPLNGQLCAKQALASLGAWTRAIVAF; encoded by the coding sequence ATGGAGTGCGCCCTGGACGCCCAGAGCCTGATCAGCATCTCCCTGCGCAAGATCCACAGCTCCCGGACCCAGCGCGGCGGCATCAAGCTGCACAAGAACCTCCTGGTGTCCTACGTGCTCCGCAACGCGCGCCAGCTCTACCTGAGCGAGCGCTACGCCGAGCTCTACCggcgccagcagcagcagcagcaccagcaccagctgcctcaccaccagcaccagcaccagcacctcgCGTACGCGGCGCCGGGCATGCCGGCCAGCGCGGCCGACTTCGGCCCGCTCCAACTTGGCGGCGGCGGGGACGCGGAGGCGCGCGAGCCTGTCGCCCGGCACCAGCTGCACcagctccaccagctgcacctccagCAGCAGCTGCACCAACACCAGCACCCGGCGCCCAGGGGCTGTGCGGCGGCGGCCGGGGCGCCCGCGGGCGGCGCGGGGGCGCTCTCGGAGCTGCCCGGGTGCGCCGCGCTCCAGCCGCCGCACGGCGCGCCCCACCGCGGGCCGCCCTTGGAGCCGCTGCCACCGGGTCctgcgccgctgccgccgcccgcTGCGCTCTGCCCGCGGGACCCCCGCGCCTCGGCCGCCTGCTCCTCGCCCTCCGCGCCCCCAGGGGCCGCCCCTCCGGCCGTCGCCGCCGCCTCCCCGCCCGCCTCCCcggccccctcctcctcccctggcTTCTACCGGGGCGCGTACCCGGCCCCCTCGGACTTCGGCGTGCACTGCAGCAGCCAGACCACTGTGCTGGACCTGGACACTCACGTGGTGACCACGGTGGAGAACGGCTACTTGCACCAGGACTGCTGCGCCTCCGCCCACTGCCCCTGCTGTGGCCAGGGCGCCCCGGGACCGGGCCTGGCGCCCGCTGCGGGCTGCAAGCGCAAGTATTACCCGGGGCAGGAGGAGGACGACGACGACGACGAGGAGGACGCAGGCGAACTGGGGGCCGAGCCCCCCGGGAGCGCCCCATTCGCCCCCTGCAAGCGCGCCCGCTTCGAGGACTTCTGCCCGGACGCGTCCCCGGACGCGTCCAACATCTCAAACTTGATCTCCATCTTTGGCTCGGGCTTTTCGGGGCTAGTGAGCCGACAGCCGGACTCCTCGGAGCAGCCGCCGCCGCTCAACGGGCAGCTGTGCGCCAAACAGGCGCTCGCCAGCCTCGGCGCCTGGACTCGAGCCATTGTCGCCTTCTAG